In Candidatus Roseilinea sp., one DNA window encodes the following:
- a CDS encoding NUDIX hydrolase, with protein MRSWKTRARRTLFAQPPWITLEHHEVELPDGRVIPDWPWVITPDFVNVAAVTDDERFLCFRQVKYAVKDGPKLATAGGYLEPGEDPLDCAKRELREETGYAAREWLHLGSYPVDGNRGAGVGHLWLALGAHKVAEVAADDLEEQTLLLLSRAEVARALAAGEFKLMPWAACMALALLRLQR; from the coding sequence ATGCGCTCCTGGAAGACGCGCGCGCGGCGCACGTTGTTTGCCCAGCCACCCTGGATTACGCTGGAGCACCACGAGGTCGAACTGCCCGACGGCCGGGTGATCCCTGACTGGCCGTGGGTGATCACGCCCGACTTCGTCAACGTCGCCGCGGTCACCGACGACGAGCGATTTCTGTGCTTCCGCCAGGTGAAATATGCAGTGAAGGACGGCCCAAAGCTCGCCACCGCCGGCGGATACCTCGAACCCGGCGAAGACCCGCTCGACTGCGCCAAGCGCGAGCTACGCGAAGAAACCGGCTATGCAGCGCGCGAGTGGCTGCACCTCGGCAGCTATCCGGTGGACGGCAACCGCGGCGCAGGCGTCGGGCATCTATGGCTGGCGTTGGGCGCACACAAAGTCGCCGAGGTGGCCGCCGACGACTTGGAAGAGCAAACGCTGCTCCTGCTCAGCCGGGCCGAGGTCGCGCGTGCACTGGCCGCAGGCGAGTTCAAGCTGATGCCCTGGGCTGCCTGTATGGCACTGGCACTGCTCAGGCTGCAACGCTGA
- a CDS encoding aspartate aminotransferase family protein, translated as MALTAEEVIRLNKEYTLFEWNKQGGFTPMPIDHAKGVYFWTTDGKRYLDFNSQLMSVNIGHGDERVIRAIQEQAAKLTYANPYAATEARGRLGQMLAEITPGNLKKSFFTLGGSEANENAVKIARMVSGKHKILARYRSYHGGTYGSMTLTGDPRRWASEPGIPGVVRIPDPYYYRCRLDISEDEFMAECLNQTEDIIRFEGPHTIAAILVETVTGTNGIIIPTKAYYQGLRQLCDKYGIFLILDEVMCGFGRTGKWFACEHYDIAPDIMTMAKGLTSSYAPLGNCIVSEEIGEYFEDHVLWAGLTYGGHALSCAAAIACINVYKEDNLIERAAEMGKLLAKEEDKLKAKHPSVGDVRHIGLFSIFELVKNRHTKEPMVPYNAKGDEMHVMNLIKKFFNDNGLFTFIRWNNFFVNPPLCITKEELLEGLEIVDRALEIADEFVVE; from the coding sequence ATGGCACTGACCGCGGAAGAAGTCATCCGTCTCAACAAGGAATACACGTTGTTCGAATGGAACAAGCAAGGCGGCTTCACGCCGATGCCGATTGACCACGCCAAGGGCGTGTACTTTTGGACGACCGACGGCAAACGCTACCTCGACTTCAACTCGCAGTTGATGAGTGTGAACATCGGTCACGGCGATGAGCGCGTCATCCGCGCCATCCAGGAGCAGGCTGCCAAGCTGACCTACGCCAATCCCTATGCTGCGACCGAAGCCCGCGGTCGGCTGGGCCAGATGTTGGCCGAGATTACCCCCGGCAACCTGAAGAAATCGTTCTTCACGCTAGGCGGCAGCGAGGCTAACGAGAACGCGGTCAAGATCGCGCGCATGGTGAGCGGCAAGCACAAGATCCTGGCGCGCTATCGCTCCTACCACGGCGGCACCTACGGCTCGATGACGTTGACCGGCGATCCGCGTCGCTGGGCCAGCGAGCCGGGCATCCCCGGCGTAGTGCGCATCCCCGACCCCTACTATTACCGCTGTCGGCTGGACATCTCCGAGGACGAGTTCATGGCCGAGTGCCTGAACCAGACCGAAGACATCATTCGATTCGAGGGGCCACACACCATCGCCGCCATCCTCGTCGAGACCGTCACCGGCACGAACGGCATCATCATCCCGACCAAGGCGTATTACCAGGGCCTGCGCCAGTTGTGCGACAAATACGGCATCTTCCTCATCCTGGACGAGGTGATGTGTGGCTTTGGACGCACCGGCAAGTGGTTCGCCTGCGAGCACTATGACATCGCGCCCGACATCATGACCATGGCCAAGGGGCTGACCAGCAGCTATGCGCCGCTCGGCAACTGCATCGTGTCCGAAGAGATCGGCGAGTACTTCGAGGATCATGTGCTCTGGGCCGGCCTGACCTACGGCGGCCATGCGCTGAGCTGCGCCGCAGCCATCGCCTGCATCAACGTCTATAAGGAAGACAACCTGATCGAGCGCGCGGCAGAGATGGGCAAGTTGCTGGCCAAGGAAGAGGACAAGCTCAAGGCCAAGCACCCATCGGTGGGTGACGTACGCCACATCGGCCTGTTCAGCATCTTCGAGCTGGTGAAGAACCGCCATACCAAAGAGCCGATGGTGCCCTACAACGCCAAAGGTGACGAGATGCATGTGATGAACCTAATCAAGAAGTTTTTCAACGACAACGGCCTGTTCACCTTCATCCGTTGGAACAACTTCTTCGTCAATCCACCGCTGTGCATCACGAAAGAAGAGTTGCTCGAAGGTTTAGAGATTGTGGATCGCGCCCTAGAGATCGCCGACGAGTTCGTCGTGGAATGA
- a CDS encoding TlyA family rRNA (cytidine-2'-O)-methyltransferase, which translates to MPKVRLDTLMVARGLAESRDWAQRLIRAGEVRVNDQVVDQPAKRFDEDVTITVAQAPKYVSRGGYKLEAALDHFHIAPAGWVCADVGSSTGGFTDCLLQRGAARVYAVDVGSNQLHWRLRQDPRVVVMEGVNARYLDALPEPIALATVDVSFISLELILPKVFGWVAQPVPRTGGVIALIKPQFEAGRAQVGKGGVVRDPQVHRDVIARITAFCAQQGWPARGVIESPILGADGNKEFLAWFTAD; encoded by the coding sequence ATGCCCAAGGTTCGCCTGGATACGCTGATGGTGGCGCGCGGCCTGGCCGAGAGCCGCGACTGGGCGCAGCGGCTGATCCGCGCCGGCGAGGTACGCGTCAACGATCAGGTGGTGGACCAGCCGGCCAAGCGTTTCGACGAGGACGTGACCATTACCGTCGCGCAAGCGCCCAAATACGTCTCGCGCGGCGGCTACAAGCTGGAAGCAGCACTCGATCATTTTCACATCGCGCCGGCCGGCTGGGTCTGCGCCGACGTGGGCAGCAGCACCGGCGGCTTCACCGATTGCTTGCTTCAGCGCGGCGCGGCGCGCGTATACGCCGTGGATGTGGGTAGCAACCAATTGCACTGGCGGCTGCGCCAGGACCCGCGCGTGGTCGTCATGGAGGGCGTCAACGCGCGTTACCTAGACGCGCTGCCCGAGCCAATCGCCCTGGCGACCGTGGACGTGTCGTTCATCTCGCTCGAATTGATCCTGCCCAAAGTGTTCGGCTGGGTAGCGCAACCCGTCCCTCGAACGGGCGGCGTGATCGCGCTCATCAAGCCGCAGTTCGAGGCCGGCCGAGCGCAGGTGGGCAAAGGCGGCGTCGTGCGCGACCCGCAGGTGCACCGCGATGTGATCGCGCGGATCACCGCGTTTTGCGCGCAGCAGGGGTGGCCGGCGCGCGGCGTGATCGAATCACCGATCCTCGGCGCGGATGGCAACAAGGAGTTCCTCGCCTGGTTCACGGCGGATTGA
- a CDS encoding metallophosphoesterase has product MRCLIISDIHANLAAFEAVLQDVAKRRLRFDIVWCLGDIVGYGPDPNECIDLLRTLPHICLAGNHDWAVLGKLDIETFHENAAFVVEWTQSRLTKENLNYLRARPEQDVEGDYLLVHASPREPIWEYVLDVSVAEENFGYMPTPFALIGHTHVPAIFVKDSATLAVHAAAPAPNIPVALKPSCSYIINPGGVGQPRDGDPRAAYALLDTDTLTWTPYRVEYPIKRTQEKMRAAGFPDRLIERLSHGR; this is encoded by the coding sequence ATGCGCTGTCTCATCATCTCCGACATTCACGCCAACCTGGCCGCCTTCGAAGCCGTACTGCAGGACGTAGCGAAGCGACGCTTGCGATTCGACATCGTCTGGTGCCTAGGGGACATCGTGGGCTATGGCCCCGACCCGAATGAGTGCATTGACCTGCTGCGCACGTTGCCGCACATCTGCTTGGCAGGCAACCACGACTGGGCCGTGCTGGGCAAACTGGACATCGAGACCTTTCACGAGAACGCTGCCTTCGTCGTGGAGTGGACGCAGTCGCGCCTGACCAAGGAGAACCTGAACTATTTGCGTGCGCGGCCAGAGCAGGACGTGGAGGGCGATTATCTCTTGGTGCACGCCAGCCCGCGCGAGCCGATTTGGGAATACGTGCTCGATGTGAGCGTGGCCGAGGAGAATTTCGGTTATATGCCGACGCCCTTTGCATTGATCGGCCATACCCATGTGCCGGCCATCTTCGTCAAAGATAGCGCCACGCTCGCCGTACATGCCGCTGCGCCGGCGCCGAACATCCCGGTCGCCCTCAAGCCGAGCTGTAGCTACATCATCAACCCCGGCGGCGTCGGGCAGCCGCGTGATGGTGACCCACGCGCGGCCTATGCGCTGCTCGATACGGACACCTTGACCTGGACGCCGTATCGCGTCGAGTACCCGATCAAGCGCACACAAGAGAAGATGCGCGCCGCCGGCTTCCCCGACCGGTTGATCGAGCGGCTGAGCCACGGCCGGTGA
- the nifU gene encoding iron-sulfur cluster assembly scaffold protein yields the protein MHDLYREHILDHYENPRHHGVIEHADISHEESNPLCGDRIRIDVKLDSMGDGHRIADAAFTGDGCIISQAAASMLLEDVVGKPVDEVEQIEPQHVLDLVGIPLTAARVKCALLGLKVLKTGIKLWKLQQN from the coding sequence ATGCACGATCTGTATCGCGAACATATCCTCGATCATTACGAGAACCCTCGCCATCATGGGGTGATCGAGCATGCGGATATCTCACACGAGGAGAGCAATCCCCTATGCGGCGACCGCATCCGCATTGACGTGAAGTTGGACAGCATGGGCGATGGCCATCGCATTGCGGATGCCGCGTTCACAGGCGATGGGTGCATCATCAGCCAGGCTGCTGCTTCGATGTTACTCGAAGATGTGGTGGGGAAGCCGGTAGATGAAGTCGAGCAAATCGAGCCGCAACACGTGCTCGACCTCGTCGGCATTCCGTTGACGGCAGCACGCGTGAAGTGCGCGTTGCTGGGTCTGAAGGTGCTGAAGACTGGCATCAAGCTGTGGAAGCTACAGCAAAATTGA
- a CDS encoding cysteine desulfurase, protein MINDERWATGDGQVGALDARSATLDVRRIRADFPILAQRVNGKHVVFLDSAASSQKPVQVLQAMEDVYRHAYANVHRGVYAFSEAATERYDRAREKIARFIGAPSAEQIVFTRNATEALNLLAYSYGRHFLRSGDEILITELEHHANFVPWQVLAQERGLTLKFIPITPEGRLDLDKLDELLTPRTKLVSFAHVSNVLGTITDPQPIIQRARAAGAKVIVDGSQSVPHMPVNVSAMDCDFLVFSGHKMLGPTGIGVLYGKRELLEAMPPFLTGGDMISAVGFDGPRWNDVPLKFEAGTPAFVEAIGLGAAADYLSALGMDAVRAHEREITAYALERMSEVPGAKLIGPTDPEIRGGVVTFTLDRVHPHDLASLLDREGVAIRAGHHCAQPLHIRLGLNATARASFYIYTELHEVDALIEAIYKAKAALKR, encoded by the coding sequence GTGATAAACGACGAACGATGGGCAACGGGGGATGGCCAGGTCGGCGCGCTCGATGCCCGAAGCGCGACGCTCGACGTGCGCCGCATTCGCGCCGACTTCCCCATCCTGGCGCAACGCGTCAACGGGAAGCACGTCGTCTTCTTGGATAGCGCTGCTTCCTCGCAGAAGCCGGTTCAGGTGCTCCAGGCGATGGAGGATGTCTATCGTCACGCCTACGCCAACGTGCACCGCGGCGTGTATGCTTTCAGCGAGGCAGCCACAGAACGCTATGATCGGGCCCGCGAGAAAATCGCCCGCTTCATCGGCGCGCCATCGGCAGAGCAGATCGTCTTCACCCGCAACGCGACCGAGGCGCTGAACTTGCTGGCTTATTCGTATGGCCGGCACTTCTTGCGCTCAGGCGATGAAATCCTCATCACCGAACTGGAGCATCATGCCAATTTCGTGCCGTGGCAAGTGCTGGCGCAGGAGCGCGGCCTGACGCTGAAGTTCATCCCCATCACCCCCGAAGGCCGGCTGGACCTGGACAAACTGGATGAGCTGCTCACGCCGCGCACCAAGCTGGTGAGCTTCGCCCATGTGTCCAACGTGCTGGGCACGATCACCGATCCTCAACCGATCATTCAACGCGCGCGCGCTGCCGGCGCCAAGGTGATTGTGGACGGCTCGCAATCGGTGCCGCACATGCCGGTGAACGTCAGCGCGATGGATTGCGACTTCCTGGTGTTCTCCGGGCACAAGATGCTCGGCCCGACCGGCATCGGCGTGCTCTACGGCAAGCGCGAGCTGCTGGAAGCCATGCCGCCCTTCCTCACCGGCGGCGACATGATCAGCGCCGTCGGGTTCGATGGGCCGCGCTGGAACGACGTGCCGCTCAAGTTCGAAGCCGGCACGCCCGCCTTCGTCGAGGCGATCGGATTAGGCGCCGCCGCAGATTACCTGAGCGCGCTGGGCATGGACGCCGTCCGCGCCCACGAGCGCGAGATCACGGCCTACGCGCTCGAACGTATGAGTGAGGTGCCCGGCGCGAAGCTCATCGGGCCAACCGATCCGGAGATTCGTGGCGGCGTGGTGACGTTCACGCTGGATCGCGTGCACCCGCACGACCTAGCATCGCTGCTCGACCGCGAAGGCGTGGCCATTCGCGCCGGCCACCACTGCGCCCAGCCGCTCCACATCCGGCTCGGCTTGAACGCCACAGCCCGCGCCAGCTTCTACATCTACACCGAGTTGCACGAGGTAGACGCCTTGATCGAAGCGATTTACAAGGCTAAGGCTGCGTTGAAACGATGA
- a CDS encoding peptide ABC transporter permease: protein MANPTVRYVCRRVAIYLFTLWASVTLAFFLFRFMPGDPMSVVLGTLSQNTGKVAGNEEIAAYYRRLYELDRPVIVQYFKYIYNVVTGPLNLGPSFTAFPRPVQELIAFHMPWTLGLVSVAMLIAWLLGTAIGTLVGWWRHRRISTLAVLLSTFFAIVPVYILGIALIMLMGYTLKVLPTGRPYSPGLEPDWTSWSFIADVLRHAILPILAMLLVWGANFVNQMRALTISVLGEDYLTYAKAKGLKPTTILRRYAFRNALLPQVAGLGIVLGATLNGAYLIEVIFLYPGLGGLFARASGIRDFNVMQGVILFSSFAVLTGSLIVDLMLPLLDPRIRRSND, encoded by the coding sequence GTGGCGAACCCGACCGTCCGCTACGTGTGCAGGCGCGTTGCCATTTACTTGTTCACGTTGTGGGCATCGGTTACTCTGGCCTTCTTCCTGTTTCGCTTCATGCCGGGCGACCCGATGAGCGTCGTGTTGGGCACGCTGTCGCAAAACACCGGCAAGGTGGCTGGGAACGAGGAGATCGCGGCGTACTACCGCCGCCTGTATGAGCTGGATCGACCGGTGATCGTCCAGTACTTCAAATACATCTATAACGTAGTGACCGGACCCTTGAACCTGGGGCCGTCGTTTACAGCCTTCCCGAGACCAGTCCAGGAACTCATTGCCTTTCACATGCCTTGGACGCTGGGATTGGTGAGCGTCGCCATGCTGATTGCATGGCTGCTGGGCACGGCCATCGGCACGCTGGTGGGGTGGTGGCGCCACCGGCGCATCTCGACCCTGGCCGTCCTCCTGTCCACGTTCTTTGCGATTGTACCGGTGTATATCCTCGGCATCGCACTCATCATGTTGATGGGGTACACCTTAAAAGTGTTGCCTACCGGCCGGCCCTACAGCCCCGGCCTTGAGCCAGACTGGACCTCATGGTCGTTCATCGCCGACGTGCTTAGGCACGCCATCCTTCCCATCCTGGCCATGCTGTTGGTGTGGGGCGCGAACTTCGTCAATCAGATGCGGGCGCTGACCATCTCGGTGTTGGGTGAGGATTACTTGACCTATGCCAAAGCCAAGGGGTTAAAGCCGACGACGATCCTAAGGCGATACGCATTCCGCAACGCACTGTTGCCCCAGGTGGCCGGGCTTGGCATCGTCCTCGGTGCAACGCTGAACGGCGCTTATCTCATCGAGGTGATTTTTCTCTATCCTGGTCTGGGCGGCCTGTTTGCCCGTGCCAGCGGCATTCGTGACTTCAACGTGATGCAAGGTGTGATCCTGTTCTCAAGTTTCGCCGTCCTCACCGGTAGCCTCATCGTGGACTTGATGCTGCCGCTCCTGGACCCGCGTATTCGGAGGTCGAATGACTAA
- a CDS encoding dipeptide/oligopeptide/nickel ABC transporter ATP-binding protein, which produces MGYVGRRAIAEAVSDVDLDIAAGEILGVVGESGCGKTTLAVALLGLIEPPGRILAGTAHLATRDGAMLDVLHLSPRRQREIRWKEIAYVPQGSMSALNPVLRVRDQMTDTAIEHGLSKLEAEQRSRWALQLVGLDAAVLDKYPHELSGGMMQRVTIATAIIMQPSVLVADEPTTALDVVTQRTILQELMKIREKFGTTIVLISHDMAVMAQVADRLAVMYVGHIVEVGAVSQIFDAPLHPYTQKLIDSIPRRTGQRLEGLKGESPSIWRYPPGCRFHPRCPHVMSVCSTQKPDLIEHRAQHWAACHLYPSAMIGTNGKASPGVMHG; this is translated from the coding sequence GTGGGCTATGTCGGCCGCCGCGCGATTGCTGAAGCGGTCAGCGACGTTGACCTGGACATCGCCGCGGGCGAGATATTGGGTGTGGTCGGCGAATCGGGCTGTGGCAAGACTACGCTCGCCGTCGCCTTGCTTGGCCTGATCGAACCTCCGGGTAGGATTTTGGCGGGGACGGCTCATCTCGCTACCCGTGACGGCGCCATGCTTGATGTGCTTCACCTTTCGCCACGCCGACAGCGTGAGATTCGCTGGAAGGAGATTGCCTATGTGCCGCAGGGCTCGATGAGCGCGCTCAATCCGGTGCTCCGGGTGCGGGACCAGATGACGGACACGGCGATTGAGCACGGCCTAAGCAAGCTTGAGGCTGAACAGCGCTCGCGCTGGGCTCTGCAATTGGTCGGCCTCGATGCCGCGGTCCTCGACAAATATCCGCACGAATTGAGCGGTGGCATGATGCAGCGGGTGACCATCGCGACGGCCATCATCATGCAGCCTTCGGTGCTCGTGGCCGACGAGCCTACCACGGCGCTCGACGTGGTCACCCAGCGCACCATTCTGCAGGAGCTGATGAAGATCAGAGAAAAGTTTGGGACGACAATCGTCCTCATCAGCCATGACATGGCGGTGATGGCGCAAGTGGCAGATCGCTTGGCGGTAATGTATGTGGGTCACATCGTCGAGGTCGGTGCAGTCAGCCAGATTTTCGACGCGCCACTGCATCCCTATACCCAAAAACTGATCGACTCGATTCCCCGTCGGACCGGGCAGCGGTTGGAAGGCTTGAAAGGTGAGTCTCCCAGCATCTGGCGCTATCCACCCGGTTGCCGCTTTCATCCCCGTTGTCCGCATGTGATGTCGGTGTGCTCCACACAGAAGCCAGACTTGATCGAGCATCGTGCGCAACATTGGGCTGCCTGCCATCTCTATCCATCCGCAATGATCGGGACGAATGGGAAGGCTAGCCCAGGAGTGATGCATGGCTGA
- a CDS encoding ABC transporter ATP-binding protein, giving the protein MADLLTVRSLRHRFGTRNPTYAVDGVSFSLPQEPIIVSLVGESGSGKSTIARIVLGLLQPTEGEVLYNGRDIFSSDAAWQRKFRREVQAVFQNPYAVYNPAYKIERVFRKPIQKFGLALNRHEADDKIAASLRAVDLRPEEVLGKYPHQLSGGQRQRVMLARLHLIRPRLIIADEAVSMVDAAGRVNFLNILLDFRDRYGISTLYITHDLSTAEYLGGQIIVLYKGRIVERGDTATIMHAPLHPYARLLIDSVPVADPKKRWREALPQPNAATPKSSTRERCLFAARCPHVMDRCWLAQPELRRPAALPADSDQETACHLYEAAERSSVLDETESLFKG; this is encoded by the coding sequence ATGGCTGATTTGCTTACTGTTCGGTCATTGCGGCACCGCTTCGGCACGCGCAACCCGACCTACGCGGTGGACGGCGTGTCATTCAGCTTGCCGCAGGAACCCATCATCGTCAGTTTGGTCGGCGAAAGCGGCAGCGGCAAATCCACCATCGCGCGTATTGTCCTCGGGCTGCTGCAACCGACGGAGGGCGAAGTCCTATACAACGGCCGGGATATTTTCAGCTCCGACGCTGCCTGGCAGCGCAAATTTCGTCGCGAGGTGCAGGCCGTCTTCCAGAACCCCTACGCGGTCTACAACCCGGCCTACAAGATTGAACGCGTGTTTCGGAAGCCGATTCAGAAGTTTGGCCTGGCCCTCAACAGACATGAGGCCGACGATAAGATCGCAGCATCGCTGCGCGCAGTGGATCTGCGGCCGGAGGAGGTGTTGGGCAAATATCCGCATCAACTCAGTGGCGGGCAACGCCAGCGCGTGATGCTGGCGCGGCTGCACTTGATCCGGCCGCGATTGATCATCGCCGACGAAGCAGTCTCGATGGTGGACGCCGCGGGCCGGGTGAATTTTCTCAACATCCTGCTGGACTTTCGTGACCGATACGGCATCAGCACGCTCTACATCACGCACGACTTGTCCACCGCGGAATATCTGGGCGGACAAATCATCGTCCTCTACAAAGGCCGCATCGTCGAACGCGGTGACACGGCCACTATTATGCATGCTCCGCTGCACCCATATGCCCGGTTGCTGATCGATTCGGTGCCGGTGGCCGATCCAAAGAAGCGTTGGCGCGAGGCGCTGCCACAGCCGAACGCGGCAACCCCGAAATCCTCCACGCGCGAGCGCTGCCTCTTTGCTGCACGCTGTCCGCATGTCATGGATCGTTGTTGGCTGGCGCAACCTGAATTGCGCCGGCCGGCTGCGCTACCGGCTGATAGCGATCAAGAGACAGCCTGCCATCTGTATGAGGCGGCCGAGCGATCGTCTGTTCTCGATGAAACGGAATCCTTGTTCAAGGGATGA